In Tursiops truncatus isolate mTurTru1 chromosome X, mTurTru1.mat.Y, whole genome shotgun sequence, the following proteins share a genomic window:
- the LOC101318826 gene encoding melanoma-associated antigen B16-like, translated as MSQGQEIPHCTQEQHHALSEPQGLEAAQVSRALEETSPSSFHTLKLAYLNEALAAGAPSTPHTPQSAYSCYTVITTISSSKSDEVSSSQERETGSTSSKSLSETENLPTDPLDEKVIFLVQFLGQKYQMRDLITKADMIDDVIREYKDDFLEILRRASECIGLVFGIDVKQVDPTSHSYALINKLSLTYDLRLSGDEGMPKTGLLIIILGVIFMKGNRATEEEIWKGLNMMDLYSGRKHFIFGEPRKLITKDLVEEQYLEYCQVPNSNPPHYEFLWGPRAHAEASKMKLLEFLTKIYEYDPTCFPSQFEEALRDEGEREPELELQPGLAMLPWPGHFPVPYPVAPPSPSEV; from the exons ATGTCTCAGGGTCAAGAGATTCCACATTGCACGCAGGAACAGCACCATGCCCTCAGTGAACCCCAGGGCCTGGAGGCTGCACAGGTCTCCAGGGCGCTGGAGGagacctctccctcctccttccataCTCTAAAGCTTGCCTATTTGAATGAGGCTCTGGCTGCTGGGGCACCCAGTACTCCCCACACTCCTCAGAGTGCCTACTCATGTTACACTGTCATTACAACCATCTCATCAAGCAAATCAGATGAGGTCTCCAGCAGCCAGGAAAGGGAGACTGGGTCAACTTCTTCCAAGTCTCTGTCAGAAACTGAGAACTTGCCCACAGACCCTCTAGATGAGAAGGTGATTTTTTTGGTGCAGTTCCTGGGGCAAAAGTATCAAATGAGAGATCTGATCACAAAGGCAGACATGATTGATGATGTTATCAGAGAGTACAAGGATGACTTCCTTGAGATCCTCAGGAGAGCCTCTGAGTGCATAGGGCTGGTCTTTGGTATTGATGTGAAGCAAGTGGATCCCACCAGCCACAGCTATGCCCTCATCAACAAACTAAGCCTCACCTATGATCTGAG GCTCAGTGGTGACGAGGGCATGCCCAAGACCGGCCTCCTGATAATTATCCTAGGTGTGATTTTCATGAAGGGCAATCGTGCCACTGAGGAGGAGATCTGGAAAGGGTTGAATATGATGGACTTATATTCTGGGAGGAAGCATTTTATCTTTGGGGAGCCCAGGAAGCTTATCACCAAAGATTTAGTGGAAGAACAGTACCTGGAGTACTGCCAGGTACCCAATAGCAATCCTCCACACTATGAATTCCTGTGGGGTCCAAGAGCCCATGCTGAAGCCAGCAAAATGAAATTGCTAGAGTTTTTGACCAAGATCTATGAATATGACCCTACTTGCTTCCCATCCCAGTTTGAGGAGGCTTTGAgagatgaaggagagagagagcctGAGCTAGAGTTGCAACCAGGGCTGGCAATGCTGCCATGGCCAGGGCACTTTCCAGTGCCATATCCAGTAGCTCCTCCCAGCCCTAGTGAGGTCTGA